The stretch of DNA CAGGAGTTGTTCTCTTTGTCGGCACCACTATACACCTCAACTACGAGTTTTAGGGCTTAGCAGCACCACATGTGAGACTCAAAAGTGGTACAAGCCCTTACTTAAGCTTATGCACCGCTTCGATAAAAATGTCTCCCCTGACTTCAAAAGTTTTATATTGATCCCAGCTAGCACATGCTGGGGAAAGCAATATAACATCACCTGATTCAGAGTATCGATAAGCTTCAGGCACTGCCTTGTCAACATTATCGACACGCTTCATTGTTTTTATTCCCGCCTCGTTACCGACACGTTCCAACTTAGGTGCCGTTTGTCCAAAAGTAATCATTGCTTTCACATTTTTCAAATATGGAAGGAGCTCGTCAAATTCATTACCACGATCAAGTCCGCCGGCAAGGAGAATAACAGGAGCCTCAAAAGCAGCAAGTGCATTCACTGTTGCTAAAATATTGGTAGCCTTTGAATCATTATAAAATTTCCTTCCACTTACTTCCCCAACGTATTGCAGACGATGTTTGACACCCGTAAACGTTCGAAGTACTTCTTGAATAGCCTTATTATCCACACCCGATAGTTTAGCAGCTGCCATAGCAGATAAGATGTTTTCAAGATTATGTACTCCAGGTAACGCAATTTCTTCTATTTCCATTACCTTTTCACCATTAAAAACGATCCAGCCTTCGTCAATATATGCTCCATTCGTCAGCTTCTTTTTAGTGGAAAAAGGAATGATGCTGGCTTTTGAGTGACGGGCAATTTCCATCGTATCTTCTTGGTCCGCATTTATTATTAGGTATTCCAGCTCAGTTTGGTTTTTTGTGATATTAGCCTTTGCTTCAATATACTCTTTCCTAGTCCCATGATAGTCTAAATGGGCATCATAAAGGTTGGTAATGATGGCGATTTTCGGATTAAATGTATCAATCCCCATTAATTGAAAGGATGATAATTCAATGACAATGGTATTTTCATGGGTTGCTGCTTGAGCAACACCAGAGGCCACTGTTCCGATATTTCCAGCGATTAACGGTGCTTTATTTCCGACATTTAACATTTCATAAACCAAAGTTGTTGTTGTTGTTTTTCCGTTTGTTCCAGTGATACCGACAAATGGTGCTTCTGAAATTTGGTAAGCCAGTTCCACCTCAGTAATAACTGGTATTCCCTTTTCTAGCGCGCCTTCAATCATTGGATTGTAATAAGGGATACCAGGGTTTTTTACAATAAGCTCGAACCCTTCATCAAGAAGTTCAATCGGGTGATCCCCACAAATCACTTTAATCCCCTGTTCTAACAACCCTTGTGCCTCAGGATTTTCTGATAGTGGTTTTTTATCATTAACTGTTACAAACGCACCTAGCTTATGAAGTAGGGCAGCGGCAGTTACACCGCTTTTAGCCAAACCAAGTACAAGTATTTTTTTATGACGATAAGATTCAATCTGCTTCAATTACAACCACACCTCTATATAGATTCCAAGTACTGCGAAAATTAGTCCAACACTCCAAAAGGTAACAACTACTCTCCATTCTGACCAACCCACTAATTCATAATGGTGATGTAGGGGACTCATTCGGAAAATTCGCTTACCCGTTGTTTTAAACGAGATGACCTGTAGAATGACCGAAAGTGTTTCGATGACAAAGACGCCCCCGATGATAATTAACAAGATTTCAAGCTTAGTCAAAATGGCTATTGCAGCAATGGCACCACCAAGTGCAAGTGAGCCCGTGTCCCCCATGAATACCTTAGCGGGATGTGCGTTAAATACCAGAAAGCCCAGTACAGCCCCCACTACTGCCACTGAAAACACTGCAATTTCAAAATTATTTTGATTCCATGCTAATACAGCAAATGCACCAAATGCAATAGCCGCGGTGCCTGACACCAAGCCGTCTAGTCCATCTGTCAGGTTAACTGCGTTGGAGAAACCAACAAGCCAAAAAATAATGAGTAAAACATAAGTCCATCCTAAATCAAAGGAATAATCGCCAAATGGGAGTTTGATTTCAGTTGACTGTCCTGTATGTTTGAATATTAGGTAGAAAACAACAGAAATAATAATTTGGCCTAATAGTTTTTGCTTTGAAGTCAATCCTAAATTCCGTTTTAATACCACTTTAATAAAATCATCTAAAAATCCTAGCAGGCCAAAGCCAAAGGTAACAAATAGTAATAAAAATGTTGTAATAGAGATTTGATCAGAAAATTTCCCTATCATTACTAGCGTTGTAATAATAATAGAAAATAAAATCATGACACCGCCCATTGTAGGCGTACCGGATTTTTTTTGGTGTGATTTAGGACCTTCTTCCCTAATGCTTTGTCCAAATTTCAACCTTCGTAAGAAGGGAATAAAAATCGGAGAAAGTAAAACCGAAATTAAAAATCCCATAACAATTGTGAAGAAAATAACTTGCTCCTTCATTCTATCCCCTCCTTTCTGTATTGTCTTCGCAACGATCAGCTATCATTTTTAACATCACAGCTATATCATATGACTCTTTATTTTTATTAAGAAGTTTTTTATTTGAAAATTTGATGTTAGTTATATCCATAATCTTGACTGTTTCTCCATCTAGTTTTTCTATATAATAATTTAAAATTTTTCTTATTGCCTCAGAGTAATCTTCAGTAATAAATACCGGAAAATGGTTTGGTGTATAACGCGGAAGTTTTTTCCCCTGTTCCCAAACTGCTGCAATGGCACCATTAGCAATTGCTTCTGAAAGCTGTCCAGACTCCTCATTAATTGGCAAAAATAAACCTCTAGGCTGTGCTACATTGGCTTGATCGGACATAGTGTAAAACAACATATCATCCTGAACACCTTGTTTTTCAGAAAACAAATGGACCAAGTCGTTCAAAGCTAAATACATACCTATCTCCCCTCAATTGCTTCCCGAGCAATCAGCCTATCATCAAAATCATGTACAACATTACCAATGATCTGATAGGTTTCATGACCTTTACCGGCAATTAAAATGACATCACCGGTCGTTGCATTGTTAACAGCAGTAAAAATTGCTTCTTTTCGATCAGGTATAACCTGGTAGCTTTCCCCCTGTACACCGGCTTCCATTTCTTTCAATATCGCAATTGGATCTTCACTTCTTGGATTATCCGATGTAAGAATAGGGTCAGTAGCCAAGCGACAGGCAATTTGAGCCATTAATGGACGTTTCGTGCGGTCACGATCTCCCCCACAGCCGACAATGACAAAAATCCTTTTCTTTGCGAAGTGCTGAATGGTTTTCAACACATTTTCTAGGCTATCTGGTGTGTGGGCGTAATCAACGATTACTGAAAAATCTTGCCCTGCATTAACCAATTCAAACCGTCCAGCCACACCTTTAACTTCCTCTATGGATTCAATAATCTTATTCAATTCAATCCCTGAAACTAGCGCAGAAGCAATGCTTGCTAAAACGTTATAAACACTGAATTTTCCAATCAGGTGCATTTGAATGGGGTAACTGTCCTCATTTATAACTAAATTAAATGTAGTACCCTTAGGAGTCATTTGTATGTTTTGTGCTTGAATATCAGATTGGTTGTCGATACCATATGTAACAACATGTGCAGCGGTTGATCTTTGATACATTTCAGATGCTGGGTCATCGGCATTCAAGATAGCAAATTTAGGCTGTCTATGATTATAAGTATTACCGAGTTGGGAAAACAATAAGCTCTTAGCACGTTGGTATTCTTCCATCGTTTTGTGGTAATCAAGGTGGTCCTGGGAAAGATTTGTGAAGACTGCTACATCATAATCACAGCCATGCACTCTCCCCATGTCAAGTGCATGTGAAGATACTTCCATTACGGCTGAATCGACACCTGCCTCAACCATTTGGTTGAACGTTTTTTGCAGCGTCAAACTTTCTGGAGTTGTGTTTTTCGTTTCCAGTATCTGTTCACCAATTTTCGTATACATCGTACCTATGATTCCTGTTTTCTTACCTGCATCGGCAAATATTTTTTCAATCAAATGACTGGTAGTGGTTTTTCCATTTGTACCTGTGATTCCAATTAAATGCAGTTTTTTCGTTGGCTGTTCATAAAAGACATCCGCAAGTACAGCCATTGATCTTGTAGTATCCTTTACAAGGATAACAGGTACATCTATTGCTACTGGGCGTTCAGCTAAAACGGCAACCGCACCATTTTCTACAGCAGATTTAGCAAAATCATGGCCGTCCACTGTGTAGCCTTTAATACAAATAAATAAGCTCCCTTTTTGCACCTTCCGATTGTCATTTTCAATCGATGTAATTTCAGGATTCTCCCCTTTGAAGGGAACGATTGGGTGCAAAGACTTTAGTAGCTCTTGTAGTTTCATTTTACCTCAAATCCTCTCATGACAGTACATACATCTTGCCAGTATTTACCTCAGTGAGACTACTAGCGAAAGTTCCATCTTATTTTACATTAAATTATTTTATTTTGCTATTTGTTATGTAGGTTTTAAAAAAATTAGGCGGCGGAATAGATTCCGACCGCCCCTTAGGATGACTATTTACTTATTTTTAGTCCCCTTTTCCAAAGTATAACCTTATTTTGGATCCTTCTTTTACTTTTGTTCCTGGGCTAGGGGATTGTCTAACAACTATATCCCCTTCTCCGCTAGGATCAATTCTTAAGTTAATCATCTGCTCCTGAAGTTCGCCTTTTGTGAGACCAACAAAGTCAGGTAATGTTAATAAAGGCGTATCTGGCCACTTTATTTCTTTTTCGATTTGATCTTTACGTGGTTCTATTCCCATTGCACTTAAACTATCCTTCATGATTGCACCTACAATCGGTGCAGTGACGGTACCACCAAATGCGGTAACCCCTTTAGGATTATCAACCGCAACATACACCACTATTTGGGGATCATCCGCAGGTGCAAAACCCATAAAGGAAACAATAAAGTTATTTTCCAAGTATCTCCCGTTTTGAGCCTTTTGAGCGGTACCCGTCTTTCCGCCAACACGGTAACCTTCCACAAACGCTTTGCCTCCAGTTCCCTGTGCCACCACACTCTCAAGGGCATGGCGGATTTCTTTAGATGTTTCCTCGGTAATAACTCTTCTCTTTTCAACAGGGGTATTCCTCATGACCACTTCTTTCGTAACAGGATCAATTAATTCTTTTGCAATATACGGTTTGTATAAAATCCCACCATTTATGGCAGCAGATACTGCCGTTACCTGTTGGATCGGAGTAACAGATACACCTTGTCCAAAAGCAGTAGTAGCTTGTTCAACTGGACCTACTCGATTTAGATTGAATAGAATCCCTGTCCCTTCCCCTTGTAAATCAATTCCGGTTTTCTGACCAAAACCAAAATCCTTTATATATTTAAAAAGTTTATCCTTGCCTAAACGCTCACCTAATTCTACAAAACCTGGGTTACAAGAGTTTTGTACTACTTCTAAAAAGGATTGGTCCCCATGTCCACCCCTTTTCCAACATTTTAACCGTGCACCCGCTACTTGAACTGAACCAGAATCATGAAAATGTTCCTTTTCCAGATTAACCTTCCCTTCATTCAACGCTGCTGCGAGTGTAATAATTTTAAATGTAGAACCTGGTTCGTAAGTAGACCAGACAGGGAGGTTCCTGTTATATATTTCCTGTGGTACATTCTGGAAATTAGCTGGATCGAAAGTCGGTCTGCTCGACATGGCTAGGATTTCACCATTATTAGGATTCATGGCAATAGCTACTATTCCGTCTGGATTGTATTTCGCCTCAGCAATATCAAGCTCTCTTTCCACAATGGTTTGTATTTTCGAATCTATTGTCAGCTTTAAATCAAGACCATTGACTGGTTGCTCATAATCATCGGCCATGCTATTCATGCGCTCCCCTTTGGCATTCGCATAGAATTTAACCGCACCCCGTTCACCATTTAACTCTTTATCATAGTACTGCTCAAGTCCCATTAATCCTTGGTTATCCACACCTGTAAAACCAAGAACGTGTGATAGATAACTCCCATTCGGATAATGCCGCTTTGAATCTTCACCTATATAGACACCTTCAAGTCCAAGAGATCTAATTTCTTTTGCCTTTTCATGTGAGATTTTTCTGCCTTCTTTAATACGAACAGATGATGCGCGTTTAGTAATTTCACGATAAGCATTTTCTTTCGACATATTTAATACGGATGCCAGCTTTTCAGCAGTTGTCGCAGGATCCTTAATCTGCCGCGGGATGACATATACAGTTGGTGCACTAATATTTGTTGCTAATGGGATCCCATTCCGGTCGACAATTTGTCCCCGCTCTGGTTCAAAAGGAATATTCCGACTCCAGGATCCCTTTGCTCGATCGGTTAACATATCCCCTAGAACAAATTGTACATATCCAAGTCTAACATCAATAATTAAGAAGGTCAGAAATCCAACGAATAGTGCAATCATTAGTCTCTTACGGACAGTAACATTTGAAACACGCATAGTATGAACGATCCTCCTCTTTCCTGCATTCCATTATCGTTCATTTATATGCTTGTACTTTTTTCAATAGAACGAGCCCTTGTTGAAAAAACAGAGTAAAAAGAGGTCGACTTTGCAGTCAACCTCTTCAAATCAATCTTTTACCTTTTCTTCCTTGTCATCGGTTTGTTCCTTACCCTTATCAGTCGATGCTTCTTTTTCTTCATTCCACTGTTCTTCAGGGGTTTTCAAATCGACAATGAGGAAATCCCCCTCTTTAAGAGGTGACTTTGGTTTAATATTTTGCTGATCCACATACCCTTTTCCTTTAGAATTGAGCTTAAGACCAGCAAGGTTCGCCACCTTCATCACATCTCTTAGGGACCAACCGGTCATATCCGGCGCGGTTAACTCTCCATTTGTTTGGAGGATTACCTTTTCTCCTTCTAATATAGTTGTCCCTGCCTTAGGAAGTTGTCCAACTATTTCTGTTCCATTTCCAAGCACAACTGTTTCAAAACTTTTTTCCTTTAAGTCCTTAACGGTTTCAGTAACGGATTGTCCTTTTAGATTTGCCATTTTATTAATCGATGCCTTTTCAAGGACAGAAGGCTGAATATTTAAATAGTGAAGGCTATTTTGCATTACGGGATTAAAAACGCCGGATACAGGAATTGCACCTTGGCCTGCTTCCAAGCCTTCCAATTCAGGCTCCTGCACAGCTACATAGACGATTAATTTAGGATCGTCCTTTGGCGCCATCCCTAAGAAGGAAAACATATAACCGTTTACCCCTTGTATATATTTACCATTAGGCCCCGGAATATTAGCCGTTCCAGTTTTACCTGCAACACTATATCCCTCGATTTTATAGCGGCCACCAGTACCCTTAGGAGAGGTAACAACCGTTTCAAGTATATCTCGCACCTTACTTGCTGTTTCAGCAGAAATTGGTGTTGATACTACCTCTGGTGAAACCTCTTTGATGGTTTCACCTGTATCATGATTGACAATCTTTTCAACTACATGAGGTTTCAGCATCTTTCCACCATTCGCAATGGCTGTGGCTGCTTGAATTTGTTGAATCGGTGTAATTGCCGTTCCTTGCCCATATGCAGTAGTAATTTTTTCAATCGGATAGGTAAATTGGATTTTACCAGAGGTTTCATCTGGAAGTTCAATTCCCGTTGGTTTATCAAATCCAAATTTAGTTAAGTATTCTCTGAACTTTTCAAAGCCTAATTTTTCTTTTGCAATTTTTGCGAAGGCAACGTTAGAAGAACGCTGAACTCCCTCTAAGTATGAAATACTTCCCCATCCTGAGCCATTATGGTCATGTATCGCTTTATCCTTTTTTGTCACTTGATACGAACCAGACTGATAATATTCATTGGGATTGAAGACATTCTCCTGAACTGCTGCAGCTAATGTGAAAATCTTCATAGTAGAACCAGGTTCAAATGATGTTTCCACCGCTTCATTATGCCAGCTTTTATCAATCCCTTCTTTAGTTTTTGGATGAAAGGAGGGACGCTGGCCCATCGCTAAAATATTACCTGTTTTTGGATCTGCAACAATGGCAATGATTTTTTTGGGCTTATATTCCTTTGCCACTTTATTCATTGCATCTTCTAAAAAGGTTTGAATCTTCTTATCAATCGTTAAGTACACATCATTACCATTTTGTGCTGGAGTAATCTTCTCTTTTCCATCTGGGAGTAGATAGCCCCATAGATCACTCTCATAATTGATCTTACCATCGACTCCGGTTAATTCCGTGTTTAATGATTTCTCAATCCCCATTTTTCCTATTGATTTATAGGTTTGATCCTTTTGCTTAACACGGTCAGTATAACCCACTACATGAGAAGCGAACATCCCATTTGGATAAAACCGTTTTGAATCACGGATAAAAGTAATACCTGGAAGTTCTAAGGCTTCAATTTCTTTCTTCGTTTGATGCGTAATATCTTTACCAGCCTTGCCAAACTCTACTTGAAACCTTCCTTTGGAAATTCCCTTTGTTAGGATACTATAAATCTCGGTTTCATCCATTTGAATATATTTAGCTAGTTCTTTTGCCGTTTTCCGCGGATTTTTAACATGTTGAGGCTTTTTAGGATTTGTCGTCATTTTTTTATCAACAATAGCGATTAATGTATACGCTGCCGTATCCTCGGCGATTACCTCACCATTCCGATCAAAGATTTCTCCCCTAGCTGCTGCCAGAGTCCCTTCCCTGTTATACTTCTGCTGTGCCTTCGCAGCAAGAGGCTGTCCCCCTACTTCTCCAGTAATTTGGATTGAGTAATATCTAAAAAGTAATACAAAAAAGAGCAGGCCGAATATTACAAACAATATCGCTGCTCCAGCATTCATATAGGGCTGTTTCTTGCTCATTTTTCCTGCACAACCTTGACGTTATTTTCGTTTAGCACAAGTCCCATTTTCTTTGCTTTTTCATAAATTCGGTCATATGCACTAAGTTCACTAACTTGAACCTGCAAGTCGCCGTTAACCTTCTGTTGTTCCTTCACTTTGGCTTCCACATTCTGAAGATCTTTATTTACTTCATAAATATTAGCCTGGGTAGAAATTAGATGCACGGCACCGAAACAAACCAATCCAGCAAATGCGACTCCAATGATTTTTTCCCCTGGAGTGAGCCAGGACTTTTTTATTTTTATTTCACCAATACTTTTGCTGTTTTGTTCAACTTGTTCTTGTTGTTGTTGATACTTCCTGGCAAGATTACTCAATCTTTTCCCCTCCAGATTTTCTTATATTCCAGCTTAAGCGCTGTTTTGCCTGTTCTATATTTAAAGTTTTTCTGCGATTCTAAGTTTTGCAGAACGGGCGCGATTATTTTCTTCTAACTCTTCTTCCGATGGAAGAATTGGTTTACGTGAGACTAGCTTTAAGATTGGTTTATACTCATCTGGAATTATTGGCAAACCTGGAGGCAAATTAGGTGTTTCACTAGCCTTCTTAAATGCTGCCTTACAAATTCTGTCCTCTAGTGAGTGAAAGGTAATTACACTGATCCTTCCCTCAGGGTTTAGCAAATCAATCGCTTGATTTAGTGATTGTTCAAAAACTGCTAATTCATCGTTAACAGCAATTCTAACCGCTTGAAAAATCCTTTTTGCAGGATGTCCCCCTTTTCTTCTTGCCGGTGCAGGGATTCCTTCCTTAATTAATTCAACTAATTCAAAAGTTGTTTCAATCGGTTTTACTTGTCTTGCTGCTTCAATTTTTCGAGCAATTTGTTTTGAGAATTTCTCCTCACCATAGCGGAAAAAGATTCGAACTAAATCTTCATATGCCCAATGGTTGATGACATCATATGCAGAAATATCTGCTTCATTGTCCATTCTCATATCCAAGGGAGCATCATGATGGTAACTAAAACCTCGTTCAGGCGTGTCCAATTGCGGAGACGAAA from Bacillus sp. SLBN-46 encodes:
- the murD gene encoding UDP-N-acetylmuramoyl-L-alanine--D-glutamate ligase; translated protein: MKQIESYRHKKILVLGLAKSGVTAAALLHKLGAFVTVNDKKPLSENPEAQGLLEQGIKVICGDHPIELLDEGFELIVKNPGIPYYNPMIEGALEKGIPVITEVELAYQISEAPFVGITGTNGKTTTTTLVYEMLNVGNKAPLIAGNIGTVASGVAQAATHENTIVIELSSFQLMGIDTFNPKIAIITNLYDAHLDYHGTRKEYIEAKANITKNQTELEYLIINADQEDTMEIARHSKASIIPFSTKKKLTNGAYIDEGWIVFNGEKVMEIEEIALPGVHNLENILSAMAAAKLSGVDNKAIQEVLRTFTGVKHRLQYVGEVSGRKFYNDSKATNILATVNALAAFEAPVILLAGGLDRGNEFDELLPYLKNVKAMITFGQTAPKLERVGNEAGIKTMKRVDNVDKAVPEAYRYSESGDVILLSPACASWDQYKTFEVRGDIFIEAVHKLK
- the mraY gene encoding phospho-N-acetylmuramoyl-pentapeptide-transferase is translated as MKEQVIFFTIVMGFLISVLLSPIFIPFLRRLKFGQSIREEGPKSHQKKSGTPTMGGVMILFSIIITTLVMIGKFSDQISITTFLLLFVTFGFGLLGFLDDFIKVVLKRNLGLTSKQKLLGQIIISVVFYLIFKHTGQSTEIKLPFGDYSFDLGWTYVLLIIFWLVGFSNAVNLTDGLDGLVSGTAAIAFGAFAVLAWNQNNFEIAVFSVAVVGAVLGFLVFNAHPAKVFMGDTGSLALGGAIAAIAILTKLEILLIIIGGVFVIETLSVILQVISFKTTGKRIFRMSPLHHHYELVGWSEWRVVVTFWSVGLIFAVLGIYIEVWL
- a CDS encoding UDP-N-acetylmuramoyl-L-alanyl-D-glutamate--2,6-diaminopimelate ligase, encoding MKLQELLKSLHPIVPFKGENPEITSIENDNRKVQKGSLFICIKGYTVDGHDFAKSAVENGAVAVLAERPVAIDVPVILVKDTTRSMAVLADVFYEQPTKKLHLIGITGTNGKTTTSHLIEKIFADAGKKTGIIGTMYTKIGEQILETKNTTPESLTLQKTFNQMVEAGVDSAVMEVSSHALDMGRVHGCDYDVAVFTNLSQDHLDYHKTMEEYQRAKSLLFSQLGNTYNHRQPKFAILNADDPASEMYQRSTAAHVVTYGIDNQSDIQAQNIQMTPKGTTFNLVINEDSYPIQMHLIGKFSVYNVLASIASALVSGIELNKIIESIEEVKGVAGRFELVNAGQDFSVIVDYAHTPDSLENVLKTIQHFAKKRIFVIVGCGGDRDRTKRPLMAQIACRLATDPILTSDNPRSEDPIAILKEMEAGVQGESYQVIPDRKEAIFTAVNNATTGDVILIAGKGHETYQIIGNVVHDFDDRLIAREAIEGR
- a CDS encoding stage V sporulation protein D, with translation MRVSNVTVRKRLMIALFVGFLTFLIIDVRLGYVQFVLGDMLTDRAKGSWSRNIPFEPERGQIVDRNGIPLATNISAPTVYVIPRQIKDPATTAEKLASVLNMSKENAYREITKRASSVRIKEGRKISHEKAKEIRSLGLEGVYIGEDSKRHYPNGSYLSHVLGFTGVDNQGLMGLEQYYDKELNGERGAVKFYANAKGERMNSMADDYEQPVNGLDLKLTIDSKIQTIVERELDIAEAKYNPDGIVAIAMNPNNGEILAMSSRPTFDPANFQNVPQEIYNRNLPVWSTYEPGSTFKIITLAAALNEGKVNLEKEHFHDSGSVQVAGARLKCWKRGGHGDQSFLEVVQNSCNPGFVELGERLGKDKLFKYIKDFGFGQKTGIDLQGEGTGILFNLNRVGPVEQATTAFGQGVSVTPIQQVTAVSAAINGGILYKPYIAKELIDPVTKEVVMRNTPVEKRRVITEETSKEIRHALESVVAQGTGGKAFVEGYRVGGKTGTAQKAQNGRYLENNFIVSFMGFAPADDPQIVVYVAVDNPKGVTAFGGTVTAPIVGAIMKDSLSAMGIEPRKDQIEKEIKWPDTPLLTLPDFVGLTKGELQEQMINLRIDPSGEGDIVVRQSPSPGTKVKEGSKIRLYFGKGD
- a CDS encoding penicillin-binding protein encodes the protein MSKKQPYMNAGAAILFVIFGLLFFVLLFRYYSIQITGEVGGQPLAAKAQQKYNREGTLAAARGEIFDRNGEVIAEDTAAYTLIAIVDKKMTTNPKKPQHVKNPRKTAKELAKYIQMDETEIYSILTKGISKGRFQVEFGKAGKDITHQTKKEIEALELPGITFIRDSKRFYPNGMFASHVVGYTDRVKQKDQTYKSIGKMGIEKSLNTELTGVDGKINYESDLWGYLLPDGKEKITPAQNGNDVYLTIDKKIQTFLEDAMNKVAKEYKPKKIIAIVADPKTGNILAMGQRPSFHPKTKEGIDKSWHNEAVETSFEPGSTMKIFTLAAAVQENVFNPNEYYQSGSYQVTKKDKAIHDHNGSGWGSISYLEGVQRSSNVAFAKIAKEKLGFEKFREYLTKFGFDKPTGIELPDETSGKIQFTYPIEKITTAYGQGTAITPIQQIQAATAIANGGKMLKPHVVEKIVNHDTGETIKEVSPEVVSTPISAETASKVRDILETVVTSPKGTGGRYKIEGYSVAGKTGTANIPGPNGKYIQGVNGYMFSFLGMAPKDDPKLIVYVAVQEPELEGLEAGQGAIPVSGVFNPVMQNSLHYLNIQPSVLEKASINKMANLKGQSVTETVKDLKEKSFETVVLGNGTEIVGQLPKAGTTILEGEKVILQTNGELTAPDMTGWSLRDVMKVANLAGLKLNSKGKGYVDQQNIKPKSPLKEGDFLIVDLKTPEEQWNEEKEASTDKGKEQTDDKEEKVKD
- the ftsL gene encoding cell division protein FtsL produces the protein MSNLARKYQQQQEQVEQNSKSIGEIKIKKSWLTPGEKIIGVAFAGLVCFGAVHLISTQANIYEVNKDLQNVEAKVKEQQKVNGDLQVQVSELSAYDRIYEKAKKMGLVLNENNVKVVQEK
- the rsmH gene encoding 16S rRNA (cytosine(1402)-N(4))-methyltransferase RsmH, whose amino-acid sequence is MFEHTTVLLKEAVDGLNIKSDGIYVDCTLGGAGHSSLILSRLGDNGKLFAFDQDEIAIAHAKEKLSEYGSRLEIVKSNFLYLKEELESRGIHKVDGVLYDLGVSSPQLDTPERGFSYHHDAPLDMRMDNEADISAYDVINHWAYEDLVRIFFRYGEEKFSKQIARKIEAARQVKPIETTFELVELIKEGIPAPARRKGGHPAKRIFQAVRIAVNDELAVFEQSLNQAIDLLNPEGRISVITFHSLEDRICKAAFKKASETPNLPPGLPIIPDEYKPILKLVSRKPILPSEEELEENNRARSAKLRIAEKL